A single Actinomadura algeriensis DNA region contains:
- a CDS encoding acyl-ACP desaturase translates to MSESPEKKFQHGLVRELEQVVEKELDRHLSMAKEWFPHQYVPWSEGRDFDGPLGGEEWSLEQSKVSQEARESLIVNLLTEDNLPGYHNAIATVYGQEGAWGSWVNRWTAEENRHGIVLRDYLTVTRAVDPIALERARMQHMEQGYAATHGDSFLHGTAYVSFQELATRVSHRNTGKASGDPVCEQMMARIAADENLHMIFYRNLLGAALEIAPNETMRAITDVVKAFEMPGTGIPGFLKKSVIIANAGIYDLRLHHDDVVVPVLRKWKVWDRTDLNGDGDKAREELGEFLAQLDAAATKFETRREERRARQAARKS, encoded by the coding sequence ATGTCCGAGAGCCCGGAGAAGAAGTTCCAGCACGGTCTCGTGCGAGAGCTCGAGCAGGTCGTCGAGAAGGAGCTGGACCGTCACCTGTCCATGGCCAAGGAATGGTTCCCGCACCAGTACGTGCCGTGGAGCGAGGGCCGCGACTTCGACGGGCCGCTCGGCGGCGAGGAGTGGTCGCTGGAGCAGTCCAAGGTCAGCCAGGAGGCCCGCGAGTCGCTGATCGTCAACCTCCTCACCGAGGACAACCTGCCCGGCTACCACAACGCGATCGCGACCGTGTACGGCCAGGAGGGGGCCTGGGGCTCCTGGGTCAACCGGTGGACGGCCGAGGAGAACCGCCACGGCATCGTCCTGCGCGACTACCTCACCGTCACCCGCGCCGTCGACCCGATCGCGCTGGAGCGCGCGCGCATGCAGCACATGGAGCAGGGCTACGCGGCCACGCACGGCGACTCGTTCCTGCACGGCACGGCGTACGTCTCGTTCCAGGAGCTCGCCACCCGCGTCTCGCACCGCAACACCGGCAAGGCGTCCGGCGACCCGGTCTGCGAGCAGATGATGGCCCGCATCGCCGCCGACGAGAACCTGCACATGATCTTCTACCGGAACCTGCTGGGCGCCGCGCTGGAGATCGCGCCGAACGAGACGATGCGCGCGATCACCGACGTCGTCAAGGCGTTCGAGATGCCCGGCACCGGCATCCCCGGGTTCCTGAAGAAGTCGGTGATCATCGCGAACGCCGGAATCTACGACCTGCGCCTGCACCACGACGACGTCGTCGTCCCGGTCCTGCGCAAGTGGAAGGTGTGGGACCGCACCGACCTGAACGGCGACGGCGACAAGGCCCGCGAGGAGCTGGGCGAGTTCCTGGCGCAGCTGGACGCCGCCGCGACCAAGTTCGAGACCCGCCGCGAGGAGCGCCGCGCCCGCCAGGCCGCCCGCAAGTCCTGA
- a CDS encoding serine/threonine-protein kinase: MRGAVTSGDRIGHYSVLQTLGEGGMGVVYLGADPEGRHVAIKVLRPAVAGDATARRRLAREVDSMRRVHSPHVAEILDADVTAEQPYIVTQYVPGRTLEEVVEESGSVEGTDLQTLAVGLASALSAIHGAGIVHRDLKPANVMMMDGGEPVVIDFGIAQAADATRLTATGMVIGTPGYLAPEIIEGHEAGPHSDVHAWAGTLAYAATGRAPFGSGTFEAIFYKIMSGKPDLDGVPAPILPVLRAAIARDPSERPKAVDLVQLTRRLHFDSTVTDQTRVDRHYPAGASGDDPDQAGQFGMPSAATGEGAGRTATPPPMPTPAPVHAQPSDFVGQLPPAAPPPAPPPPEYRRDQYGGQGQYGRPYPPQEQYPEQYPPRNQLQRRPPEQPPQHDPRTAPRPGDRRDERTRDEREARKPYGWYRIISFLVLIALLGFANIAPLLAVVVTLGGVLVLRMADKAAKGMEGRQTRRGPRSGDAVAAAFRTPLHLPGALTMTVLLSALSLLAGLVLLAILIFADPGMAASRAIAWSAMLVIALMSLAPGSGASRRQLARVWGALMPRAEAALIGALIIGIFAAVLVGLSRQQPPDTTPLDGMSQNLESLRSDVHDLVSGIPFV; this comes from the coding sequence ATGAGGGGAGCTGTCACGTCCGGGGACCGAATCGGCCACTACAGCGTGCTCCAGACTCTCGGGGAAGGGGGCATGGGCGTCGTCTACCTCGGCGCCGACCCCGAGGGGCGTCACGTGGCCATCAAGGTGCTGCGGCCCGCGGTGGCGGGGGACGCCACGGCGCGTCGCCGGCTGGCCCGTGAGGTCGACTCGATGCGGCGCGTGCACAGCCCCCACGTCGCCGAGATCCTCGACGCCGACGTCACCGCCGAGCAGCCGTACATCGTCACCCAGTACGTGCCGGGCCGCACTCTCGAGGAGGTCGTCGAGGAGAGCGGCTCCGTCGAGGGGACCGACCTGCAGACGCTCGCGGTCGGGCTGGCGTCCGCGCTGTCGGCCATCCACGGCGCCGGGATCGTCCACCGCGACCTCAAGCCCGCCAACGTCATGATGATGGACGGCGGCGAGCCCGTCGTCATCGACTTCGGCATCGCGCAGGCCGCCGACGCGACCCGGCTCACCGCGACCGGCATGGTGATCGGCACGCCCGGCTACCTCGCCCCCGAGATCATCGAGGGGCACGAGGCGGGCCCGCACTCCGACGTGCACGCGTGGGCGGGCACGCTCGCGTACGCCGCGACCGGCCGCGCGCCGTTCGGCTCCGGCACCTTCGAGGCGATCTTCTACAAGATCATGTCGGGTAAGCCGGACCTGGACGGCGTGCCCGCGCCGATCCTGCCGGTGCTGCGCGCCGCGATCGCCCGCGACCCGTCCGAGCGGCCGAAGGCCGTCGACCTCGTCCAGCTCACCCGGCGGCTGCACTTCGACTCCACCGTCACCGACCAGACGCGCGTGGACCGGCACTACCCGGCGGGCGCGTCCGGCGACGACCCCGACCAGGCCGGGCAGTTCGGCATGCCGTCCGCGGCCACCGGGGAGGGCGCCGGGCGGACGGCGACACCGCCGCCGATGCCCACGCCGGCGCCCGTCCACGCCCAGCCGAGCGACTTCGTGGGGCAGCTGCCCCCGGCGGCGCCGCCGCCCGCGCCGCCCCCGCCCGAGTACCGGCGGGACCAGTACGGCGGGCAGGGGCAGTACGGGCGGCCGTACCCGCCGCAGGAGCAGTACCCGGAGCAGTACCCGCCGCGGAACCAGCTGCAGCGCAGGCCGCCCGAGCAGCCGCCGCAGCACGACCCGCGCACCGCCCCCCGGCCGGGCGACCGGCGGGACGAGCGGACGCGCGACGAGCGCGAGGCCCGCAAGCCCTACGGCTGGTACCGCATCATCAGCTTCCTCGTCCTGATCGCGCTGCTCGGCTTCGCCAACATCGCGCCGCTGCTCGCCGTCGTCGTCACCCTCGGCGGCGTGCTGGTGCTGCGGATGGCCGACAAGGCCGCCAAGGGCATGGAGGGCCGGCAGACCCGGCGCGGCCCGCGCTCCGGCGACGCGGTCGCCGCGGCGTTCCGGACGCCGCTGCACCTGCCGGGCGCCCTCACGATGACCGTGCTGCTGTCGGCGCTCAGCCTGCTCGCGGGCCTGGTGCTGCTCGCGATCCTGATCTTCGCCGACCCGGGCATGGCCGCCTCCCGGGCCATCGCCTGGTCGGCCATGCTGGTGATCGCGCTGATGTCGCTGGCCCCGGGCAGCGGCGCGTCGCGGCGGCAGCTCGCCCGGGTCTGGGGAGCGCTGATGCCGCGCGCCGAGGCCGCCCTCATCGGCGCGCTGATCATCGGGATCTTCGCGGCCGTGCTCGTCGGCCTGTCCCGCCAGCAGCCCCCGGACACCACACCGCTGGACGGAATGAGCCAGAACCTGGAGAGCCTGCGCAGCGATGTCCACGACCTCGTCTCCGGGATCCCGTTCGTCTGA
- a CDS encoding protein kinase domain-containing protein: MSTTSSPGSRSSDGAWSPPPTPGPPPPSGPPAGPQPSPRPSPHDAGALPAAIGPYRPLELIGAGGMGQVFRATDPRGGTFAVKILHPHLVDQGDSRARLRREVETMGRVTSPRVAEIVEFDVDARVPYIVTRYVEGRSLQEAVREGRVADGAALWRIAVGAAEALEAVHRAGVVHRDIKPGNVLLEGGEPVIIDFGISQGVDDTRLTRTGARAGTWRYLSPELLEGHDAGPAADVFAWAATVAYAATGRDLYDAPNDAAVCLRIIRGDHDLSEVPDELRPLLAEALAADPAARPAAEHLVRRLRALRPDSIGLRASGGSQPSARGPVRSRPLDPIGPYRPLQRLGRGGMGEVFLARADDGRMVAIKMLHAALPAEFQARDRLRREVEAMRRVNSPGVVELVDHDLDADQPYIVTRYVEGTSLLEAVKSRGPLPRDGLLRLAGGLAEALAAVHAAEGVHRDVNPGNVMLVGGSPVLIDFGIAYLSGATRLTQGPMGTPGYVSPEVLEGRPSGPPTDVFGWAATIAFAATGRRAYEATSPAAFVRRVLTGWPDLAGIEPDLREVLEDALNRDPAARPDAQELAARFANPGSIAPRLSRPVPRPEPEPEPRPKQQPPPQPADRVVAGRAAFARSGFALTLSVIEVPLGEAKRELAAAERAHAMGGSWIEHGHAAKYAHRALDAAGRAARDARTGTGVPANGPRLAEIYRAASLYGRHAQAVLQRRPIMPGQLVDVRRVLALLNAARFTRVRFKEGYDPAEVDEFVARALGWLTGDRRALAEVIGADDVRARTFTLRRLRETYVKAEVDAFLAALETELRRTGYA; encoded by the coding sequence ATGTCCACGACCTCGTCTCCGGGATCCCGTTCGTCTGACGGAGCCTGGAGCCCCCCGCCGACGCCCGGACCCCCGCCCCCGAGCGGCCCGCCCGCCGGTCCGCAGCCGTCCCCCCGGCCGTCCCCGCACGACGCGGGGGCGCTGCCCGCGGCGATCGGCCCGTACCGTCCGCTGGAGCTGATCGGCGCGGGCGGGATGGGGCAGGTGTTCCGCGCGACCGACCCGCGCGGCGGCACCTTCGCCGTCAAGATCCTGCACCCGCACCTGGTCGACCAGGGCGACTCGCGGGCCCGGCTGCGCCGCGAGGTCGAGACGATGGGCCGGGTCACCAGCCCGCGCGTCGCCGAGATCGTCGAGTTCGACGTGGACGCGCGCGTCCCGTACATCGTCACCCGCTACGTCGAGGGACGCTCGCTGCAGGAGGCCGTCCGCGAGGGGCGCGTCGCGGACGGCGCGGCGCTGTGGCGGATCGCGGTCGGGGCGGCCGAGGCGCTGGAGGCCGTGCACCGCGCGGGCGTCGTGCACCGCGACATCAAGCCCGGGAACGTCCTGCTGGAGGGCGGCGAGCCCGTCATCATCGACTTCGGCATCTCGCAGGGCGTGGACGACACGCGCCTCACCCGCACGGGCGCCCGCGCGGGCACCTGGCGGTACCTGTCGCCGGAGCTGCTGGAGGGCCACGACGCGGGCCCGGCCGCCGACGTGTTCGCGTGGGCGGCGACCGTCGCCTACGCCGCGACGGGCCGCGACCTGTACGACGCGCCGAACGACGCCGCCGTCTGCCTGCGGATCATCCGCGGCGACCACGACCTGAGCGAGGTCCCCGACGAGCTGCGCCCGCTGCTGGCGGAGGCGCTCGCCGCCGACCCCGCCGCCCGCCCCGCCGCCGAGCACCTGGTGCGGCGGCTGCGCGCGCTGCGCCCGGACTCGATCGGGCTGCGCGCGTCCGGCGGCAGCCAGCCGTCCGCGCGCGGGCCGGTCCGGTCCCGGCCACTCGACCCGATCGGCCCGTACCGGCCGCTGCAGCGGCTCGGGCGCGGCGGCATGGGCGAGGTGTTCCTGGCCCGCGCCGACGACGGCCGGATGGTCGCGATCAAGATGCTGCACGCGGCGCTGCCCGCCGAGTTCCAGGCCCGCGACCGGCTGCGCCGCGAGGTCGAGGCGATGCGCCGGGTCAACAGCCCCGGCGTGGTGGAGCTCGTCGACCACGATTTGGACGCCGACCAGCCGTACATCGTCACCCGGTACGTCGAGGGCACCTCGCTGCTGGAGGCCGTCAAGAGCCGCGGGCCGCTGCCCCGCGACGGGCTGCTCCGGCTCGCCGGTGGCCTGGCGGAGGCGCTCGCCGCCGTCCACGCGGCCGAGGGCGTGCACCGCGACGTCAACCCCGGCAACGTGATGCTGGTCGGGGGCTCCCCGGTGCTGATCGACTTCGGCATCGCGTACCTGTCGGGCGCGACGCGGCTGACGCAGGGCCCGATGGGGACGCCCGGGTACGTGTCGCCCGAGGTACTGGAGGGGCGCCCGTCCGGCCCGCCCACGGACGTGTTCGGCTGGGCCGCGACGATCGCGTTCGCCGCGACCGGCCGCCGCGCCTACGAGGCGACGAGCCCGGCCGCGTTCGTCCGCCGGGTGCTGACCGGCTGGCCGGACCTCGCGGGCATCGAGCCCGACCTGCGCGAGGTCCTGGAGGACGCGCTGAACCGCGACCCCGCGGCCCGTCCGGACGCGCAGGAGCTCGCCGCCCGGTTCGCCAACCCCGGCTCGATCGCGCCCCGGCTCAGCCGGCCGGTGCCCAGGCCGGAGCCCGAACCCGAGCCGCGGCCGAAGCAGCAGCCGCCGCCGCAGCCCGCGGACCGGGTCGTCGCGGGCCGCGCCGCGTTCGCCCGGTCCGGCTTCGCGCTGACGCTGTCGGTGATCGAGGTGCCGCTGGGGGAGGCGAAACGGGAGCTGGCCGCCGCCGAGCGCGCCCACGCCATGGGCGGGTCGTGGATCGAGCACGGGCACGCCGCCAAGTACGCGCACAGGGCGCTGGACGCCGCCGGACGGGCCGCCCGCGACGCCCGGACCGGCACCGGCGTCCCCGCGAACGGGCCGCGCCTCGCCGAGATCTACCGCGCGGCGAGCCTGTACGGCAGGCACGCGCAGGCCGTCCTGCAGCGGCGGCCGATCATGCCCGGGCAGCTCGTGGACGTCCGGCGCGTCCTCGCGCTGCTGAACGCGGCACGGTTCACGCGCGTCCGGTTCAAGGAGGGCTACGACCCCGCCGAGGTGGACGAGTTCGTCGCGCGGGCCCTCGGCTGGCTCACCGGCGACCGGCGCGCCCTCGCCGAGGTGATCGGCGCCGACGACGTCCGCGCCCGGACGTTCACGCTGCGGCGCCTCCGCGAGACCTACGTCAAGGCGGAGGTCGACGCGTTCCTCGCCGCGCTGGAGACCGAGCTGCGCCGCACCGGATACGCCTGA
- a CDS encoding electron transfer flavoprotein subunit beta/FixA family protein: MNIVVLVKQVPDTESPRKLKSDDSTLDRAAADGVINELDEYAIEEALSIKEAQGGEVTVLTMGPDKATESIRKSLAMGADKAVHLVDDALVGSDALQTSYAIQQALGRTEFDLVILGSESTDARTGVLAAMLAERLGVPQLSLANKVEIDGTSIKIQRQTDYGYDKVEATLPAVVSVVEKINEPRYPSFKGIMAAKKKPVETLGIADAGIDAAQVGVANAATEVVDFADAPPRAQGQIVTDEGDGGAKIAEFLASKKFV, from the coding sequence ATGAACATCGTCGTCCTGGTGAAGCAGGTTCCCGATACGGAGAGCCCGCGCAAGCTGAAGTCCGATGACAGCACGCTCGACCGCGCTGCCGCGGACGGTGTCATCAACGAGCTCGATGAGTACGCCATCGAAGAGGCGCTGAGCATCAAGGAGGCCCAGGGCGGCGAGGTGACCGTTCTGACCATGGGCCCGGACAAGGCGACGGAGTCGATCCGCAAGTCGCTGGCCATGGGCGCCGACAAGGCCGTGCACCTCGTCGACGACGCCCTCGTGGGCTCCGACGCGCTGCAGACGTCCTACGCCATCCAGCAGGCCCTCGGCCGTACCGAGTTCGACCTGGTCATCCTCGGCTCGGAGTCCACCGACGCGCGCACCGGCGTCCTCGCCGCGATGCTCGCCGAGCGGCTCGGCGTCCCGCAGCTCTCGCTCGCCAACAAGGTCGAGATCGACGGCACGTCCATCAAGATCCAGCGGCAGACCGACTACGGCTACGACAAGGTCGAGGCGACCCTGCCGGCCGTGGTCAGCGTCGTCGAGAAGATCAACGAGCCGCGCTACCCCTCCTTCAAGGGGATCATGGCGGCCAAGAAGAAGCCGGTCGAGACGCTCGGCATCGCCGACGCCGGCATCGACGCCGCGCAGGTCGGCGTCGCGAACGCGGCCACCGAGGTGGTCGACTTCGCCGACGCCCCGCCGCGCGCGCAGGGTCAGATCGTCACCGACGAGGGCGACGGCGGCGCGAAGATCGCCGAGTTCCTCGCGTCGAAGAAGTTCGTCTGA
- a CDS encoding electron transfer flavoprotein subunit alpha/FixB family protein, producing the protein MAEILVLVDHVDGEVKKVTLELLTLANRHGEAAAVWVGPGYENAKDKLAEYGAGKVYVAADEELTSYVVAPKAALLARLVGDKSPAAVLVAATAEGKEIAGRVAVKTGSGVLTDVVDVTEGFVAEHSIFGGGVIAHAKVKTGTPIIAVRPNSIAPEANAATPAEEQVSVTLSDADKGAKIVEKVVQEKGERPDLTEAAIVVSGGRGVGGAENFTIIEGLADSLGAAVGASRAATDAGWYPHSFQVGQTGKTVSPQLYVAVGISGAIQHRAGMQTSKTIVAINKDPEAPIFELVDYGVVGDLFQVAPQLTEEINKRK; encoded by the coding sequence ATGGCTGAGATTCTCGTCCTCGTCGACCACGTCGACGGTGAGGTCAAGAAGGTCACCCTCGAGCTGCTGACGCTGGCCAACCGGCACGGCGAGGCCGCCGCCGTATGGGTCGGCCCCGGCTACGAGAACGCCAAGGACAAACTCGCCGAGTACGGCGCCGGCAAGGTCTACGTGGCCGCCGACGAGGAGCTCACCTCCTACGTCGTCGCCCCGAAGGCCGCGCTGCTCGCCCGGCTCGTCGGCGACAAGTCCCCGGCCGCCGTGCTCGTCGCCGCCACCGCGGAGGGCAAGGAGATCGCCGGCCGCGTCGCGGTGAAGACCGGCTCCGGCGTGCTCACCGACGTCGTGGACGTCACCGAGGGCTTCGTCGCCGAGCACTCGATCTTCGGCGGCGGCGTCATCGCGCACGCCAAGGTGAAGACCGGCACGCCGATCATCGCGGTCCGCCCGAACTCCATCGCCCCCGAGGCGAACGCGGCCACCCCGGCCGAGGAGCAGGTGTCGGTCACGCTGTCGGACGCCGACAAGGGCGCCAAGATCGTCGAGAAGGTCGTGCAGGAGAAGGGCGAGCGCCCGGACCTGACCGAGGCCGCGATCGTCGTGTCCGGCGGACGCGGCGTCGGCGGCGCCGAGAACTTCACGATCATCGAGGGGCTGGCCGACTCGCTCGGCGCGGCCGTCGGCGCCTCCCGCGCCGCGACCGACGCCGGCTGGTACCCGCACTCGTTCCAGGTCGGCCAGACCGGCAAGACCGTGTCGCCGCAGCTGTACGTCGCGGTCGGCATCTCCGGCGCCATCCAGCACCGGGCCGGCATGCAGACCTCGAAGACCATCGTCGCCATCAACAAGGACCCCGAGGCGCCGATCTTCGAGCTGGTCGACTACGGCGTGGTCGGCGACCTGTTCCAGGTCGCGCCGCAGCTCACCGAGGAGATCAACAAGCGCAAGTGA
- a CDS encoding serine/threonine-protein kinase, with amino-acid sequence MSGWRVPEYTELRVLGEGAQGRVVLARHDATGLLAAIKYLAAGLADDPGFRVRFRGEAELLRRLRNPYVARMYGLVETGEGAAIVMEAVDGAPLGAVLAERGPLEPEAALAVLKGSLLGLAAAHDVGIVHRDYKPANVIVRADGLSKLIDFGVAVDAGEAGRSGTPVYMAPEQWRDEPSSPATDVYAATCVFFECVTGRRPYAAENLAGLMGRHLTAPIPVEDVPEPLRPLVESGLAKDPWDRPAGAAAFVTELETAAAAAYGADWEGRGVRALAGAAAALSMLFPLTALGLGSGGAAGGAAASGTAGAGAAGASGAGGAGGASGAAGSAGTAGKGVFGALGAKGTAAVAGGATAVAIGGAAVVAVSGADEAPPPQRIEVALAALREPDRSLGGGGTFRVQGQVVRVTGFRDEALQQRVNQAIRAPLDRLFARNRQGLDSYDGVFTNDVRPEVLLRNDRLISVWYETQVRGDVGTGWNPARATTVDLKDGTAYRPIDLFRDPGAAVGPLNELVPAHLPNGVICLPEAGSRFARDIRADDVRGEDIAVGMTPSGIRVGFHAAVLGYVSACGKKTADIPYAQAGDLLKPALLEAVPYPGGGPSPARS; translated from the coding sequence ATGAGCGGGTGGCGGGTTCCGGAGTACACCGAGCTGCGCGTGCTCGGCGAGGGCGCGCAGGGACGGGTGGTGCTGGCCCGCCACGACGCCACGGGGCTCCTGGCCGCGATCAAGTACCTCGCGGCCGGGCTCGCCGACGATCCGGGCTTCCGGGTCCGGTTCCGGGGCGAGGCGGAGCTGCTGCGGCGGCTCCGCAACCCGTACGTCGCGCGCATGTACGGGCTCGTCGAGACCGGCGAGGGCGCGGCGATCGTGATGGAGGCCGTGGACGGCGCGCCGCTCGGGGCGGTGCTCGCCGAGCGGGGGCCGCTGGAGCCCGAGGCGGCGCTGGCGGTGCTCAAGGGCTCGCTGCTGGGGCTGGCCGCCGCGCACGACGTCGGGATCGTCCACCGCGACTACAAGCCCGCGAACGTGATCGTCCGGGCGGACGGGCTGAGCAAGCTCATCGACTTCGGCGTCGCGGTCGACGCGGGCGAGGCCGGGCGGTCGGGCACGCCGGTGTACATGGCGCCGGAGCAGTGGCGCGACGAGCCGTCCTCCCCCGCCACCGACGTGTACGCGGCGACGTGCGTGTTCTTCGAGTGCGTGACCGGGCGGCGTCCCTACGCCGCCGAGAATCTGGCCGGGCTGATGGGCCGGCACCTGACCGCGCCGATCCCCGTGGAGGACGTCCCCGAGCCGCTCCGGCCGCTGGTGGAGAGCGGCCTCGCCAAGGACCCGTGGGACCGTCCGGCGGGCGCCGCGGCGTTCGTGACCGAGCTGGAGACGGCCGCGGCCGCCGCGTACGGCGCGGACTGGGAGGGGCGCGGCGTGCGGGCGCTGGCCGGGGCCGCCGCCGCGCTGTCGATGCTGTTCCCGCTGACCGCCCTGGGGCTCGGTTCCGGCGGCGCGGCGGGCGGCGCGGCGGCCTCCGGGACGGCCGGGGCCGGTGCGGCGGGCGCGTCCGGTGCGGGCGGCGCGGGCGGCGCCTCCGGGGCGGCCGGGAGCGCCGGGACGGCGGGCAAGGGGGTGTTCGGCGCGCTCGGAGCCAAGGGCACCGCGGCCGTCGCGGGCGGGGCCACGGCGGTCGCGATCGGCGGGGCGGCGGTCGTGGCGGTGTCGGGCGCGGACGAGGCGCCGCCGCCGCAGCGGATCGAGGTGGCGCTCGCGGCGCTGCGGGAGCCCGATCGGTCCCTGGGGGGCGGCGGAACGTTCCGCGTCCAGGGGCAGGTCGTGCGGGTCACCGGATTCCGGGACGAGGCGCTCCAGCAGCGGGTCAACCAGGCGATCCGGGCACCCCTCGACCGGCTGTTCGCCCGCAACCGGCAGGGGCTCGACAGTTACGACGGGGTGTTCACCAACGACGTCAGGCCGGAGGTCCTGCTGCGCAACGACCGGTTGATCTCGGTCTGGTACGAGACGCAGGTGCGCGGCGACGTCGGCACCGGCTGGAATCCCGCGCGCGCCACGACCGTCGACCTTAAGGACGGGACGGCCTACCGCCCGATCGACCTGTTCCGCGATCCGGGCGCGGCCGTCGGGCCGCTCAACGAACTCGTCCCGGCCCATCTGCCGAACGGCGTGATCTGCCTGCCGGAGGCGGGGAGCCGCTTCGCCAGGGACATCCGGGCGGACGATGTGCGGGGCGAGGACATCGCCGTCGGGATGACGCCCTCGGGCATCCGGGTGGGGTTCCACGCCGCGGTCCTCGGCTACGTGAGCGCCTGCGGGAAGAAGACGGCGGACATCCCCTACGCGCAGGCCGGCGACCTGCTGAAGCCGGCGCTGCTCGAGGCGGTCCCGTACCCGGGCGGCGGCCCGTCCCCGGCGCGGTCGTGA
- a CDS encoding MFS transporter gives MLLRARTGTFLTFALAGLLTGVWVARMPALAEKFGTSESEIGIVVLVWGLGAVIAMQALGRVMARAGSRGALRLALPLTALSYVAVAVAPTYWSLLAAVVAFGMTFGITDIAMNAQASVVEQAYRRSIMSGMHAGWCIGAMTGGLFGVATAAAGLGFTATVLIAAVFALPAGLALGRTYLPDPDAPAGAGTGGRRRRRMPAAVYLIGVLGFIAFMTEGSIADWSSLMLHDELGATESLAAFGYPMFELAMLIGRLVGDRVRTRIGTRRLLAGAGLGTAAAMTVVVLAPSAHVAIAGFFVTGLVVCVVVPTTISLAGTAAPDRPAAAVAQVGAMGYGGLLLGPVVVGFLADATSLRVGVGVVVVLALLIAAGARFVPLGEGADLAAAPPVPDRDGSAPGPEHEPVAA, from the coding sequence ATGCTGCTCCGCGCCCGTACCGGGACGTTCCTGACGTTCGCCCTCGCGGGCCTGCTCACCGGTGTCTGGGTCGCGCGGATGCCCGCGCTGGCCGAGAAGTTCGGGACGTCCGAGAGCGAGATCGGCATCGTCGTCCTCGTCTGGGGGCTCGGCGCGGTGATCGCCATGCAGGCACTGGGCCGGGTGATGGCGCGCGCCGGGAGCCGGGGCGCGCTCCGGCTCGCGCTGCCGCTGACCGCGCTGTCCTACGTCGCGGTCGCGGTGGCGCCGACGTACTGGTCGCTGCTCGCCGCCGTGGTGGCGTTCGGGATGACGTTCGGGATCACCGACATCGCGATGAACGCGCAGGCCAGCGTGGTGGAGCAGGCGTACCGGCGATCCATCATGAGCGGCATGCACGCGGGCTGGTGCATCGGCGCGATGACCGGCGGGCTGTTCGGCGTCGCGACGGCGGCGGCCGGGCTCGGCTTCACCGCGACGGTGCTGATCGCCGCGGTGTTCGCGCTGCCCGCCGGGCTGGCGCTCGGCCGCACCTACCTGCCCGACCCGGACGCGCCCGCCGGGGCCGGGACGGGCGGACGCCGGCGCCGCCGGATGCCGGCCGCGGTCTATCTGATCGGCGTGCTGGGCTTCATCGCGTTCATGACCGAGGGGTCGATCGCCGACTGGAGCAGCCTGATGCTGCACGACGAACTCGGCGCGACCGAGTCGCTGGCGGCGTTCGGGTACCCGATGTTCGAGCTGGCGATGCTGATCGGACGGCTCGTCGGCGACCGCGTCCGGACGCGGATCGGCACGCGGCGCCTGCTGGCGGGCGCCGGTCTCGGCACCGCCGCGGCGATGACGGTGGTGGTGCTGGCCCCGTCGGCGCACGTGGCGATCGCCGGGTTCTTCGTGACGGGCCTGGTCGTCTGCGTGGTCGTCCCGACGACGATCTCGCTGGCCGGGACCGCCGCGCCGGACCGTCCGGCGGCCGCGGTCGCGCAGGTCGGCGCGATGGGCTACGGCGGGCTGCTGCTCGGCCCGGTCGTCGTCGGGTTCCTGGCGGACGCGACGTCGCTGCGCGTCGGCGTCGGCGTGGTGGTGGTGCTCGCGCTGCTGATCGCGGCGGGCGCCCGGTTCGTCCCGCTGGGCGAGGGCGCCGACCTGGCCGCCGCCCCGCCCGTCCCGGACCGGGACGGCTCCGCTCCCGGGCCGGAGCACGAGCCCGTCGCCGCCTGA
- a CDS encoding TetR/AcrR family transcriptional regulator, with product MTKNALLDAAESVLSEHGTQALTLNAVADRAGVSKGGLLYHFPSKEALVKAMVARVIEEFDVLIGAHLAAHDDGTPGAYSRAYVEATFEILTGEARAYRRWSAITAAATDPEQAEPLNEAMRRWHGRAPGEDADPVAATVVRLAAEGLWEVVSHAPELYDEEQLAALKRRLLDLLG from the coding sequence ATGACGAAGAACGCCCTTCTGGACGCCGCGGAGTCGGTGCTCTCCGAGCACGGCACGCAGGCGCTGACGCTCAACGCGGTCGCCGACCGCGCGGGCGTCAGCAAGGGCGGGCTGCTCTACCACTTCCCGTCGAAGGAAGCGCTCGTCAAGGCGATGGTCGCGCGGGTCATCGAGGAGTTCGACGTCCTGATCGGCGCCCATCTGGCCGCGCACGACGACGGGACGCCCGGCGCGTACAGCCGCGCGTACGTCGAGGCGACCTTCGAGATCCTGACCGGCGAGGCCAGGGCCTACCGGCGGTGGTCGGCGATCACGGCCGCCGCGACGGACCCGGAGCAGGCCGAGCCGCTCAACGAGGCCATGCGGCGCTGGCACGGCCGCGCGCCGGGCGAGGACGCCGATCCGGTCGCCGCGACCGTCGTCCGGCTGGCGGCCGAGGGCCTGTGGGAAGTGGTGAGCCACGCGCCCGAGCTGTACGACGAGGAGCAGCTCGCGGCGCTGAAGCGGCGCCTGCTCGACCTCCTCGGCTAG